CCGGAGCGTCACGCCGGGTGTCGCACCGACCTCGCTCGCGGCCGCAAACGACTGCCAGCTTCGATAGAACGACCACGAAAAGAGAACGATTAGCGTTACGACGGGCGCGACGAGTCCGCGACGATACAGCAGGACGGCTGGCACCGCACCGAGGACGACGAGGCCAAGACAGGCAGCGGCAAGCAAGAGCGCACCGGCGGCCTGTTCGGGGGAGAACACCTCAACGACCGATCCCGGCCGGATCGACGCGTACGCCCACAGCGCAACGAGCGCGTGGAGGAGGCCGCACGCGAGCCCGAGAAGGACCGCGTCACGAGTGAGTATCCCGCTCAATGATCGCTGGAGGGTGTGCAGGGGCGAGGACATGGTGAAAGTGTAATTTCGCAACCAGATAGTTGTTGGGGCGCTGCGGCCCAGTCCGAACGACCGACCAGATCTCTGACCGACCCGAACGAGCGCCTATATCCCCAGCGTCGCTCGCAGGAAGTCACGAGTACCCGGGCCGAGACCGACTGCAAGGACGGTGATCAACAGCAACATCGCGTACGCTGGACTTTCCTCGAAGATCCGGTCGTCGAAGATCCAGACGACGAAGACTGCCGCACCCAGTTTGAGGAAAATGAAGGGCCACGCAGTCCCGATCGCATCGGTCACGAACTGGGGCTGGACCGTGCCGGTATTGTTGTAGATGAACCCGTTGACGACGTGTTTCGGGCCGTAGTTCGGCAGGCCGAACACGTGGTTCCAGTCGAGGCTGAGAACGTTCGCGACGCCGTCGACGTTGTGGCCCCAGATGACCAGCGCGCCCATGAGCCCGGTCCCGGCGTTGACAGCAGGGGCGAAGCGCTCGGTTGCCCACCACGCGCCAGCGGTAAGGATCGTCGCCCCCCCGAGCGTGATGACTGGCACCCAGAGGTTGAACGTAATCGCGTCGGATACCTGAATCACCCAGCCGAGATAGACGATCGTGATCGTGAGCAGGACGGATCCCGCGACTGCAAGCGGTGGCTGGAACCGATCGACGACCCCACGTTCCGAGAGTCCGATACTCACCAGCAGCGCTGCAAGGGTCAAGAAGAAGACGGTGAAGTAGATAAAGGGGCTGATCAGCGCGGCGCTCCAGGGATACGGCACGGTCGCGGCGGCCTCCGGCCCAAGCGTGATCCCGACGTCCTCGACAGTTCTTAGTGCCCCACCGAAGAGGACGAAGGGGAACAGCGCGAAGAAAAACGCCGGATCGTAGCCGAGTTCCAGACGGCGAAGCAGGAGTACGACACCGACAAGCATGAAGATGAGGATCAGCGCGTAGCTGATGGTCGAGACCGTCGTATAACCCGGTTCGGCGACGTAGCCTGTCGCCTGAGCACACTCGGTGGTGCTCGTCAACAGTGTCGTCTCACCGCCCTCACGGACGGCACACGTCGCACCCTGTCCGTCGGCCGCCACGGGGCCCCAGAAGTACCGCCAGAGAAACCCGTCGTAGACCTGCCGCGGGAACGCGAGTGCCCCGACAACGAGGATACCGACGATGCCGACCAGCGCGGCGAGCCACGCTCGAAACGGCTCGTCGATCCGTTCGTACAGCTCTTCCATACACGATACAGCGTCCGGGTGGACTTTCAGGGTTCCGGTCTATTGCATCGCGTCTAACAGAGCGTCGTGGAGGTGTCCGTTCGAGGCGACCAGTCCCTCGCTTCCGACCTCCCATCGATCGCCGTGGATGTCTGTCACGACTCCACCTGCGTTCCTGATCAACTGTACGCCCGCAACCGAATCCCACGAGTTCGGCGTGATCGGCGACGCAGCGGCGTCGACCGTTCCGCTCGCGACCATCGCAAGCGTTGCCTGTGCAGACCCAAACCGTCGGATATCGCCGAACCGGCGGCCAAGCCGGCCGATCGTCTCGACATGATTCTCGCCCTCCATGAACCCCCACCAGAGCGTCGTCGCGACCTGTGCGGCGGCCGGATCGCTCCGCTCGCTCACCGAGATCGGCTCGCCGTTCAGCCGTGCCGTCGAGTCGTCGGCGACGTAGGATTCCCCGAGCGCTGGCAGAATCGTCGCGCCCGCGACGGCCTCTCGATCCACGACCGCCGCGACGCTCGTACACCAGATCGGGTTCCCGCGCACGTAGTTGGCCGTCCCGTCAATCGGATCGACGATCCAGGCTGGGCCCTCTTCTGGCACCTCTTTCAGTGCATCATCTTCCTCCCCAACGATTGGATCGTCGGGATACCCACTGTGGATCGCGTCGAAGACGGCCCGCTGGGCGTCCCGATCGGCCTCCGTGACGACATCCGACGGGTTCGCCTTCGTCTCGACGTCAAGCTCCCCGCGGAACAGCGCGAGGGCACGATCGGCCCCTGCGCTGGCCGCGCGTTCGGCGATCCCGGCTCGTTCGCCTGCCTCGTTTCCCATACCGTTCGCTACCGGGAGGACGTCCCTCACTCTGTCGGTCCCGTCGCTCAGCCCAGATGTTTGACCGACACCCGCTTGTGGCCGCCGTCCCACTCAAGCGTCGTTTCATCGACGATCCGCTCTCGCACCGTTTCTCGCCAGTCCTCGACAACCTGCTGGTGGTACTCCCGGTGTCGTTCGGGCGTGTATCGCTCCGGTTCGGCCCGTAGCTCGTCTTCGGTCTCTTCGGGCTCGGGGTACGTCGGTAGCTCCGCGATCAGTTCTGTGGGATCGACGTGAATCGGCACCGGGTCGCCGTACTCCTCATCCGTAACGCCGTACTCTCCCTCACGTACCCGATGGATCCGCGCCCGCATTCGCCCCGCGAAGGGCGGCGTCACGCGCAGGACGACCTCGTCGGTGCTGCGAAGCGTGCGCTCGGCTCCCGTCACCACGTCGTCAGCCGTCACCGCGATCGACCTGATCGCGCTGGGATCGGACTGCTCTTCCATTACCACCTGCTTGGCCTGCGTGTACTAAGACCTGACTTCCGGCTGCATGCTCAGCCAGATCCCCAGCGGGATCGTTCCTGCAATCAGCCCGTAGACGACGCCCATGATCGGGTCGACACCGAGCTGTGGGTGGAAGGCATAGCCGAGCGACGCGCCAGTGATATCACAGACGGTCGCGACGATGATGAGTTGCGTTGCGAAGGGCTTGGAGTGGAACCATCCGGCGGACATATTCACGTCAATATTCCGCATCCAAATGAGTGTATTGATCCAGAGAGCCATGACGACCGGCCCGGCGCGATGTCGAGACGCGTGACTGGGCGAGCGGCATTCGTGAGAAGTTTGCGAGGGCAAGACGCTCCGTCTTGCCGCACTGTTGTGAGCCCATGTGGGCCGTCAGTGCGAGGGATGCGATTTGAACGCATGGACCTCTACAGGAGCGGATCTTGAGTCCGCCGCCGTTTCCAGGCTTGGCTACCCTCGCACGCAGTACGATGTAGCCAGTGGGGTGGGTTTAACCCATCGGTTTTTCGTCGGGGTATGCCGCCTGAATCGCCGACCGGAGCGACGCTTCGTCGGCGTCGTACGCCAGATGCGCCGGACAGTCACAGTCCGACGAGCCGAAGCCAGCCACCGGTGAGTCGGGCAGTGCGTCGGCGACCGCACATTCGACGTCTGCCTCGGGCTGGCGCCTGACGTCCGCGAGCGTCGTCGCCGGATGCCCCAGCAGGTAGTCGATATGCCAGTGTCGGACGTCGTGCTCGCCCGATGCGACGCGGCGATGGCGGTCGATTCGCGAAAAGCCACCCGCGCCAAAGGCGCTGCCGGTGTAGGCGTACCAGCCTTCCGGGAGGTTGTGCATACCGAGCGCGCCGATCTCCAGTTCGATCGATCCCGGGAGTTCGATCAGCAGGGTGTAGGTGCCGCCAGTCATCAGTCGTCAAGCCGGGCACGGTGTTCGGCAGCCAGCTCCTCGGCCTGCGCTTTCGTCTGGGTCTCTTTCCACCGGACGGCAGCCGCATCGCGGTAACCCACTGCGCTTTTGAGTTCGTCTTTGAGCATCCCGGTCTCGACGGCAAGGACGTCGCCATCGCTCGTGCCGTACTCCACGACGCCGTACCGGTTCGGCGCGGCTCGCGCGGCGGCGCGGTCGAGATCGCGCCACTGTGTGCGAAGCGGCATCTTACTCCTCATCGCTCTCGTCGACGATTTCGTAGGCCTGCTCGCTCAACTCGTCCTCGGCGAAGACGAACACGCGTCCTCGCGCGACTTCGGGGTCGGCCTCGACGATGACCGAGTGACCTTCTGCCCGGGCGTGGACGCCGGGGAACAGCTGTGTCTCCTCACCGGGCTCGACGAACACCCGGCCGACGCCGGTCGTTTCGAGGATCGAGTCGTGGGTGTTCCGGTCGTTGACGTACATCATCACGCCCTCCGTCTCCGTGGGGTTGGTGACGAGTACCTGCACGAGCTTTCCGGGGGCGGTTCGGACGGTCTCCAATGCCTTCTGTGGCGGCCCGTGATAGAAGACCTCTCGCCCGTCGAGATACTCGACCGTGATCCCTGACTCTTCGAGGGTGACGCCGAGGGTCGACGGTGCGACGTCGTTGCGTGCGCTCATGCCCGATGATTTGGTGGACAGGGGGAAAAACGCCGCGTTCGTCAGCGCTGACTCCGACAGGGTGGGGACCGTCGGAAAATATTTATTCGGTGCCGAGTACATCGGAGTAGGGTTGCCAACGTACCGCATGAAAGCGCTTGTCACGTCTAACTTCTCGTCTGAGGGTATCGACCGATTAACTGCGCTCGGCTTCGATGCCGAGTTCGATCCGATTGAGGATCGGGACTCGCGGCACTCAGTCGAGACGCTACAGGAGAAACTACAGGGAGTGTCAGTGTTCGTCTCGGGGTTCGATGGCGTCCCGGCCGAGCTGATGGACGCCGCCGACGATCTCAAGTTGATCGCCTGTCCGCGCGGTGGTCCCGATGCGAGCGTCGATATCAGTGCGGCGACGGAGCGGGGTATTCCGGTTCTGTACGCACCGGGCCGGAACGCCGAGACGGTCGCTGATCACACGATGGGGCTGTTGCTCGCCGCGACGCGCAACATCGCACTCGCGGATCGACGCCTCCGTGCAGGACAGTATACGGGCGAGCCACGCGAGGACGCCTCCGCTGGCGGCGAGCGCGAGGACGTCACCTGGGGGATCGGCGCTGACTCGCCGTACACCACGCTACGGGGGCCGGAGCTACACGGCCGAACGATCGGGCTCGTCGGCTTCAGTCGGATCGGCCGACGTGTCGCCAAACGGGCGAGCGCCGGCTTCGGAATGGACGTCATCGCGTACGATCCGTTCGTCGACCACGTCGAGATGGAGCCGTTCGACGTGGAGAAAGTTGACGACCTCGAAACACTGTGTTCGCGCAGTGACGTCGTCAGCCTGCACGCCGCGATCGCGCCGAGTTCCCGGGGAATGATCGGACCCGACGAGTTCGCGGCGATGCCCGAGCACGCGTACTTCGTCAACACGGCTCGCGCGGCGCTCGTCGAGGAGGGAGCCCTGCTCTCGGCGCTGGAAGCCGACCAGATCCGTGCGGCTGCGCTCGACGTCTACCACGAGGAGCCGATCGCCGACGACCATCCGTTACTGGAACGAGACGACGTCGTCCTGACGCCACATATCGGTTCGGCCTCCCAGGGCGTCATCGATCGTCACACCGAGCTGACGGTCGCCGATATCGAGGCACTGGCCGCGGACGAGCGTCCGATGCACGTCGTCAACCCGGAGACACTGGAGGGGTTCTCGCTGGATCTATGAGCGGGTATCAGGCAGTCTTCTTCGACATGGACGGTGTCACGGTTGCGACTGCGAACGCGTGGCGGGAGCTCGAAGCCGAGCAGATCCTGCCTGCCGCCGGTGAGGGAATCGACATCGAGACGATCCGGGCGCTCAGTCCCGAGGATTCCTACGACCGACTCGCATCGATGGACGAGGTCTCGTTACGGGTCGACCGCGACGAGTTCGTTGCCCTGTACGACGAGTACGCCGAGGAGGTCTATCTGGAACGTGCGACGCTTCTGGACGGCTACGAGGCGTTGCTCACGGACCTGCGCGCCGCGGGAGTGGCTCTCGGCCTCGTCTCTGCGTCCTGCCGGGACTGGGTGGAGCTGGTGCTGGACCGGTTCGAGCTCGGTAACGCATACGACGTGGTCGTTTCCTCGACCGATATCGACGGACCGTCGAAGCCGAACCCGACGCCGTATCTGACCGCAGCCGACCAGGTCGGCGTCGATCCGGAGCGGTGTATCGTCGTCGAGGATTCCGCCCACGGGATCGCGGCCGCGACAGCCGCCGGTGCCTGCACGATCGCACTTCGCGGCGCGGGCAACCGGGAGACGGATCTCTCGCCCGCCGACGAACTCGTCGAGGACGCGGCGGAACTGAGAACGCGGGTGTTCGACTTGCTGTCGGCCGGGGGATCCAACAGGGCTGATCGTCACCCGCGCGAAAAGTAAGAGGTAAGTGGACTTTGTGACTCTGTCACAGCATGAACGGTACTGCCGAAGCCCCCGCTGCCGGAACGATTCTCAACGCGCTCGCCAGCGGGAAGGGATCGGCCTTTGCGATCGACGCATATACGACTGCAACCGTCTCGCTGGATACCGATGCCGACACCGTGACGGGCGAAATCGAGAGTGCACCGGACGCAGACACCCGGCTCATCGAGCGGTGTGTCGAGCTTGCGACCGAACGCTACGGTGACGGCGAGGGGGGCACTGTCACGACCGAAAGCGAGGTGCCGATGGCCTCGGGACTCAAGAGTTCGAGCGCGGCGGCGAACGCGACCGTCCTCGCCACGCTCGACGCGCTGGGTAAGACCGAGACGGTCGAGCGCGAGACCGCCTGTCTGCTCGGCGTCGAGGCGGCACGTGACGTCGGCGTCACGATCACCGGCGCGTTCGACGACGCCTCCGCGTCGATGCTCGGCGGGGTCACCGTCACCGACAACACCGAGGACGAACTGCTCGCCCACGAGACCGTCGACTGGGACGTACTGGTCTATACGCCGCCCGAGCAGGCCTTTAGCGCCGACGCCGACGTCGAGCGCTGTCACCGGATCGCCCCGGTCGCCGAACTGGTCGCAGAACTCGCCGTCGACGGCCGGTACGGGCTGGCGATGACCGTCAACGGCTTTGCCTTCAGCGCGGCGCTGGAGTTCCCGACTGCGCCCGCCATCGAGGCCCTGCCAGAGGCCTACGGCGTCTCGCTGTCGGGAACCGGCCCGAGCGTCGTTGCCATCGGCGACCGAAAAGCACTCGAAGGGGTACAAGAGAAGTGGAACAAGAGACGTGGGACCACATGGCTGACAACGACACAATCAGCGGGCGCGCGGACGAGATGAGCCTCGACGAGCTCCGCGAGGAGATTCAGGATATCGACCACGAGATAGTCGAGTTGATCGCACGGCGCACGTACGTTGCCGACACGATCGCACAGGTAAAAGAACAGGAGGGCCTGCCGACGACCGACGAGTCACAGGAGGAGGCGGTGATGGCTCGTGCGAGCGAGAACGCCGATATGTTCGACGTCGACCGGAACCTCGTCAAAGCGATCTTTCGGCTGCTGATCGAGTTGAACAAGGCCGAGCAGCGGGAGTCTCGCTAGCGTTCCGTCAAACCGAGACTGTATTCGAGTGCCGAATCGACGTCTTCCATCCGGGAATCCGGAACAGAGCCAATCGACTCCGTGATTCGATGCTCGATCGAAACCGTGCGAATCTGACTACAGAGCGCGACTGAATCCTCTCGAAGGGGGGACTCCGCAGCGGTGACGAGCACCTCGAACGGATACAGTTTGTCCCCTCGCGACGTCGTGAAGGGGACGACGATCGTCGTCGGGGCGTTCTCGTTTCCGACATCGTTTTGCACGACCAGACAGGGTCGCGTGCCTCGCTGTTCTGACCCCTCTGTCGGATCAAGTTCGACGATGACGATATCTCCACGGCGAACGTCCATCGATTACCACTCCGGAGAATCGCCAAGATGGTCGTTGGATTCGCGAGACACGCCAGCCATCTCGGCTTCGAGAGCTTCTGCGTCTGCCGCATACTGTCGATAGCCCTCAGCTATTTCCTCGCGGCTCATGGGTTTCTCGATCGTGATCTTCCCGCCCTCTTCGTGGACGAGTACCTCGTCACCTCCGTCGATACCCAGTTTCTCTCGCAGTTCTTTCGGTAGAGTGACCTGTCCGCGTTCACCGACCGTACGTTCCTTGCTTCGGCCCATACATATCCATATCATATTCATATTCAAATCCCTTTCGGCTGCGCAAAGGTGGTTGAAAAGCGAAAGTCCAGCGTCGACACCGTGGTCTTCGAGTGCAAGGAGAACTTTCGACGCCCAAATGAACGCATCTCGGAGGTCTCCGCCTGCCACTAGCTGTCGTACTGCTCGGCCGTGACCGTGTACCGATGGTGGTCGATGATCTCGCCATCGGGCCGCCGCGTCGCGTTGCGGACGACGCCGTCGTACTGCCCGCCGAGTTCGTCGACGTACCGCTCGACGGCGGCCCGGGAGCGCTCGTTTCCGTCCTGGACCGGGACGGCCACCAGATCGAGACCGAGCCGGTCGAACGCCAACTCGATCATCGCCGCGGCACGCTCGCCGGAGTACCCACGCCCCCAGAACGGTTTTCGCAGCCAGATCGCCGGTTTCCCGGTCACTCACCCGGCGATACCGAGGGCGAGTCCTCGCCCATCTCTGACCCCGTCGCCGCGGGGTCGAACAGTTTGTCCTCGGGCGCGGTCCGGCCTGCGAGTGAGTGCTGCAGGCGGTCTGCCACGTCCTCACGTAGCTCGTCTGCGCGCTCACGATCGATATCGATCGCTCTGGCGTCCTGGCCGATCAGACTACTTGAGCCAGCGGTATCAACCGTCAACGTCGCGAGCTTTCGGCGACGCTGAAAGATCGTCTGACTGTCCAGCACAGTCTGGACGCGATGGTACGGAACCACCGTCGTGGTCCGGTTCCAGAAGCCCGCCCGCGTGACGACGTGGTCGTCGACGAGCGCGTAGCCGAGGTGTTTCCACTTGAGATGCGCACCGATCGGCACCGCAATCACGCCGAGCAGCATCCAGTACCACTCCAGTCCCGGCACGAAATATTGGTCGGCGAGATAGACGATCCCCGTCAGGACGGCCAGCACGCCCAGATAGCGGAAGAAGTACCGTTCCCGGGCGCGCTTGGGCGGGCGCTCGAACTCGACGTCGCCGTACGGCTCTATCGATTGGGCGAGATCGAGTACCCGTCCGCGTTTGGCGATCGGCACTGCGGACTGGGAGCCGCCGGACTCGCCGGGCGAGTAGCCCGCCGTCTCGATGAGCAAGGAGGCGTAGCCGACGGCCCGTTCGAGGACGTTCTCGCTGATCGTCAACGTCTGGACCTTCGACAGCGGAATCGTGCCGCTGTAGCGCTGGAGTAGTCCTCGCTCGAACCGGAGTTCGTCGCCGGTCCGCACGAGCAAGAACCCGTAGTAGTTCGTCACCGAGATAATGCCGCTGGCGATCGATGTCAGGAGGTAAAGCACGATCGCCGCAAGCGGCGCGACGACGTACAGCGGCCCGGCCCACAGTGCCGGATCCGCCAGCGCGGGCGACAGGAAGGGAATGGCAAGGGTCAACAGCGGAATGAGCCGCAGGTCGATCGAGACCACACCCAGAACCGCCAGTTCCCAGTCGGTGATCTCGAACAGCCGCTCGGTCTCGGGCTCGCGAGGGAGTTCTTCATCAGTCTCACGTTGCTCGCCGTTCTGGTCGGTTGTCACTCGCCGGCGCTTGCGCTCACTGAGCTCGTCCTGTAGTCGCTGTGCCTCCTCGTAGCTGACGTAGCGCAGTTGTGCTTCAGCACCACTGCCGCCAGCAGTCTCGAAGGAGACTTCGGCGATCCCGGCGAGGCGCTGGATCACGTTTCGACTGATCCCGACGTTCTGTATCCGGCGGTAGGGGATCTCACGGTTTCGCCGCGAAACGACGCCGGAAACCACATCGAACGTGTCGTCGGTTAGCTCGTACTCGAACCGCTGGTAGTAGAGGATCTCCCAGACGACAGCGCCGACGAGTCCAGTGAGGATCGCCGCTCCGAACACCAGTGCGCCTGTCGTTCCACCAATGACGGCGGTGCCCGAAAACCCGATCAGGAAGACGATCCAGAGCAGGCCGAGCGCCGTCTGGACGCTCCGGTAGGGAATCGAGAGCGGATGCAGTTTTGTCGTCATACAGCGTCGTCGCCCTCGGCGAGGATCGCCATCTGCTTGAGCCGGTGCTGGAGGTCGTCGGCATCGTCGGCGGTGAGGCCGGGGATCGTCACGTCAGCACCGCGGGACCCGGCGGTGTAGACGACTGCAGAGGCGAGGCCGACGAGCCGTTCGACCGGTCCACGACTGGCGTCGACGTGCTGGATCCGGACGTACGGAACGACCGTTCGCACACGCGTGATGACGCCGCGTTCGAGGTAGAGCGCGTCCTTGCGGACCTCGTACTCCCAGACGCGGTATCGCAGGATGGCGTGGACGACGCCGAGCAGGGCGAACACGCCGAAGACGGCAGGACCAACCCAGATCCCGACATCGAGGACTGCGAACTCGATCGCTCCCGCGATAGCGCCGAAGATGGTCGCCGATATCAGCGACTGGACGATCCAGACGATCCGCACTTTCGGGTTCAGCGACTGTGGCGGGATCGTCAGTTCCGACGCCGAGACGTCCTCGAGCTGATCGCGCAGATCGTCGGTCGTCACGCTGTCACCGGTTTCGCCGTCATCTGACGGCCCCGGTGCTTCTTCCTCTCGGTCCACTCGTGGAGAGGGTTCGGCTTGCGTGAAGCCGTCCGACTGGACCGCTGTCTCGTGGTCCGACTCCGTGGAGAGTCCGTTCGTCTCATCGGGCTGCCCGCCAGTCGAGCGCTCCGGCGGCTCCGACTCGTCGTTTCCGCTCATTGTCGATGTATCAGTGGGTGAGCCGTATATAACCCGGCGATCCAAATGGACATATTCGATCACGGGGTCGGGCCTGCACAGAGTGCCCTCGATCAGGTCAGTCCGTCGTCGTATACGAGTTCTCCATCGACGATCGTCGCAACGACCGAGATTTCGTTGATCGTTTCGGGCCGGTCGAACGGATCGGATTCGAGGACGACGGCATCAGCGGCCATCCCCGGTTCCAGCGTTCCCTTCCAGTCGTCCGTTCCCTCCGCGACTGCGCCGCCGTGGGTGTACGCCCGAAGCGCTTCGTCGACCTCAAGCCGCTGTGCAGCGGTCGGGGCGTTGACGGCGTGATGGATCCCGTACAGTGGTCCCGACGGCATCGTATCGCTACCGAACGCAAGATCAATCCCCCGGTCGCGGATGTCACGAAGTCGGTTCGTCCCGCCGTGCCACCGCTGCTCTAGTCGGTCGGCGTAGAGACCGGTATCGCCTGCCCACTGCAGGAAGTTCGGTTGCATACTCGCGAGTACGTCTAGTGACGCTACTCGGTCCAGCTGCTCGTCCGTCGCCAGCTCGAGGTGTTCGATCCGAAGGTTCGGCGCGGGCGTCTCGTATCGATCGGCGACGGTCTCGAACGCCGACAGTATACGACCGATAGCGGCATCGCCGATGGCGTGAACCGCGACACGCTGAGAGCGCTCGGACGCCTGTTCGAGAACCGTCTGCAGACGGTCAGTCCCGATCACGAACTCGCCCGAGTTGCCGAGGTCGTCGGCGAACTCACCGTCGAGTTTCGCGGTTCTGGAACCGATCGAGCCGTCGATGAACAGTTTGACGCCGAGTATCCGCAGACGGTCGTCCCCGAAGCCGGACGCCAGTTCGAGTGCAGCCAG
Above is a genomic segment from Natranaeroarchaeum aerophilus containing:
- a CDS encoding DUF63 family protein encodes the protein MEELYERIDEPFRAWLAALVGIVGILVVGALAFPRQVYDGFLWRYFWGPVAADGQGATCAVREGGETTLLTSTTECAQATGYVAEPGYTTVSTISYALILIFMLVGVVLLLRRLELGYDPAFFFALFPFVLFGGALRTVEDVGITLGPEAAATVPYPWSAALISPFIYFTVFFLTLAALLVSIGLSERGVVDRFQPPLAVAGSVLLTITIVYLGWVIQVSDAITFNLWVPVITLGGATILTAGAWWATERFAPAVNAGTGLMGALVIWGHNVDGVANVLSLDWNHVFGLPNYGPKHVVNGFIYNNTGTVQPQFVTDAIGTAWPFIFLKLGAAVFVVWIFDDRIFEESPAYAMLLLITVLAVGLGPGTRDFLRATLGI
- a CDS encoding inositol monophosphatase family protein — translated: MGNEAGERAGIAERAASAGADRALALFRGELDVETKANPSDVVTEADRDAQRAVFDAIHSGYPDDPIVGEEDDALKEVPEEGPAWIVDPIDGTANYVRGNPIWCTSVAAVVDREAVAGATILPALGESYVADDSTARLNGEPISVSERSDPAAAQVATTLWWGFMEGENHVETIGRLGRRFGDIRRFGSAQATLAMVASGTVDAAASPITPNSWDSVAGVQLIRNAGGVVTDIHGDRWEVGSEGLVASNGHLHDALLDAMQ
- a CDS encoding GIY-YIG nuclease family protein — its product is MTGGTYTLLIELPGSIELEIGALGMHNLPEGWYAYTGSAFGAGGFSRIDRHRRVASGEHDVRHWHIDYLLGHPATTLADVRRQPEADVECAVADALPDSPVAGFGSSDCDCPAHLAYDADEASLRSAIQAAYPDEKPMG
- a CDS encoding DUF7508 domain-containing protein translates to MPLRTQWRDLDRAAARAAPNRYGVVEYGTSDGDVLAVETGMLKDELKSAVGYRDAAAVRWKETQTKAQAEELAAEHRARLDD
- a CDS encoding DUF5796 family protein, which translates into the protein MSARNDVAPSTLGVTLEESGITVEYLDGREVFYHGPPQKALETVRTAPGKLVQVLVTNPTETEGVMMYVNDRNTHDSILETTGVGRVFVEPGEETQLFPGVHARAEGHSVIVEADPEVARGRVFVFAEDELSEQAYEIVDESDEE
- a CDS encoding 2-hydroxyacid dehydrogenase encodes the protein MPDDLVDRGKNAAFVSADSDRVGTVGKYLFGAEYIGVGLPTYRMKALVTSNFSSEGIDRLTALGFDAEFDPIEDRDSRHSVETLQEKLQGVSVFVSGFDGVPAELMDAADDLKLIACPRGGPDASVDISAATERGIPVLYAPGRNAETVADHTMGLLLAATRNIALADRRLRAGQYTGEPREDASAGGEREDVTWGIGADSPYTTLRGPELHGRTIGLVGFSRIGRRVAKRASAGFGMDVIAYDPFVDHVEMEPFDVEKVDDLETLCSRSDVVSLHAAIAPSSRGMIGPDEFAAMPEHAYFVNTARAALVEEGALLSALEADQIRAAALDVYHEEPIADDHPLLERDDVVLTPHIGSASQGVIDRHTELTVADIEALAADERPMHVVNPETLEGFSLDL
- a CDS encoding HAD family hydrolase is translated as MSGYQAVFFDMDGVTVATANAWRELEAEQILPAAGEGIDIETIRALSPEDSYDRLASMDEVSLRVDRDEFVALYDEYAEEVYLERATLLDGYEALLTDLRAAGVALGLVSASCRDWVELVLDRFELGNAYDVVVSSTDIDGPSKPNPTPYLTAADQVGVDPERCIVVEDSAHGIAAATAAGACTIALRGAGNRETDLSPADELVEDAAELRTRVFDLLSAGGSNRADRHPREK
- a CDS encoding shikimate kinase — encoded protein: MNGTAEAPAAGTILNALASGKGSAFAIDAYTTATVSLDTDADTVTGEIESAPDADTRLIERCVELATERYGDGEGGTVTTESEVPMASGLKSSSAAANATVLATLDALGKTETVERETACLLGVEAARDVGVTITGAFDDASASMLGGVTVTDNTEDELLAHETVDWDVLVYTPPEQAFSADADVERCHRIAPVAELVAELAVDGRYGLAMTVNGFAFSAALEFPTAPAIEALPEAYGVSLSGTGPSVVAIGDRKALEGVQEKWNKRRGTTWLTTTQSAGARTR
- a CDS encoding chorismate mutase gives rise to the protein MADNDTISGRADEMSLDELREEIQDIDHEIVELIARRTYVADTIAQVKEQEGLPTTDESQEEAVMARASENADMFDVDRNLVKAIFRLLIELNKAEQRESR
- a CDS encoding type II toxin-antitoxin system PemK/MazF family toxin, whose product is MDVRRGDIVIVELDPTEGSEQRGTRPCLVVQNDVGNENAPTTIVVPFTTSRGDKLYPFEVLVTAAESPLREDSVALCSQIRTVSIEHRITESIGSVPDSRMEDVDSALEYSLGLTER
- a CDS encoding AbrB/MazE/SpoVT family DNA-binding domain-containing protein — translated: MGRSKERTVGERGQVTLPKELREKLGIDGGDEVLVHEEGGKITIEKPMSREEIAEGYRQYAADAEALEAEMAGVSRESNDHLGDSPEW
- a CDS encoding GNAT family N-acetyltransferase codes for the protein MTGKPAIWLRKPFWGRGYSGERAAAMIELAFDRLGLDLVAVPVQDGNERSRAAVERYVDELGGQYDGVVRNATRRPDGEIIDHHRYTVTAEQYDS
- a CDS encoding PH domain-containing protein, whose amino-acid sequence is MTTKLHPLSIPYRSVQTALGLLWIVFLIGFSGTAVIGGTTGALVFGAAILTGLVGAVVWEILYYQRFEYELTDDTFDVVSGVVSRRNREIPYRRIQNVGISRNVIQRLAGIAEVSFETAGGSGAEAQLRYVSYEEAQRLQDELSERKRRRVTTDQNGEQRETDEELPREPETERLFEITDWELAVLGVVSIDLRLIPLLTLAIPFLSPALADPALWAGPLYVVAPLAAIVLYLLTSIASGIISVTNYYGFLLVRTGDELRFERGLLQRYSGTIPLSKVQTLTISENVLERAVGYASLLIETAGYSPGESGGSQSAVPIAKRGRVLDLAQSIEPYGDVEFERPPKRARERYFFRYLGVLAVLTGIVYLADQYFVPGLEWYWMLLGVIAVPIGAHLKWKHLGYALVDDHVVTRAGFWNRTTTVVPYHRVQTVLDSQTIFQRRRKLATLTVDTAGSSSLIGQDARAIDIDRERADELREDVADRLQHSLAGRTAPEDKLFDPAATGSEMGEDSPSVSPGE
- a CDS encoding PH domain-containing protein, translating into MPPQSLNPKVRIVWIVQSLISATIFGAIAGAIEFAVLDVGIWVGPAVFGVFALLGVVHAILRYRVWEYEVRKDALYLERGVITRVRTVVPYVRIQHVDASRGPVERLVGLASAVVYTAGSRGADVTIPGLTADDADDLQHRLKQMAILAEGDDAV